In the Arachis ipaensis cultivar K30076 chromosome B04, Araip1.1, whole genome shotgun sequence genome, aacatccatctcagccattcggctcacggttcaatccagaaccagccaatattcatatcatacacagccattctggctcacggttcaatccagaaccagccaatattcatatcatacacagccattccgactcacaacaaaacaacacttccaccattcaacatcatcaaattcataaaatcggcatttaagccataaatcacttttctcaattcatttcactttgaaatcaagtttcaactcttttcagccttggctttaaagatctcatttctcaaattatctcaggctcataagccacttttactcaaggaaaattccctttttaaaacaagccactctcggcttcctctttccagaacttccaaaaccatggaaagttaaagattccttttgaaacattcaaaatcacccattcaacaatgggatttttgtaacaaaagttcctcggtagagtcccaagtccttaggggagaatagcataactcatttcaccaaattcatttaaagtcattaaaaccttggctttccgatttgagtaataaaataggatctaagccaaatcgagtcacgtaatcatttacttttttcaaagccgtttcctttacttaggcaaaaccagcttcaaccccatgataaattctaaagtgTTTCAACTGTTCCAAATtattttagtcttgcaaaaattcagaattcaaagagtacttaaaacctttctcaaaacatttcaaaatgaaacttgtcaatagacattcagattctttcaaagtcattgaaacttctttaattgaaacccccaagtcaaattcaaaggcataaatcCTTCTCAcattcaaacagctttaaaacacaagtttcatctaaataactttctcctaaaagagatacaatgcctttcttaagaagcaagactaaatcacaatttcctcttcaCTAACTCATTTCGAAATCATGAAttatccttttcttgataattcaaataaaatagtagaagtctttaactcatcattttccagacaacatttcaataaagactcggattttatagaaatttcggcaacacctcccttaaaacttggactttgccacccggttcgggtcccaactaaaccgctccacaatccttttcaacagcccaaaatccaaaatcatttcaaggcaagccaaatccaacgatcatctcaattccatattccaagaaaaccgtttcaaaaatcaaatcattatcagccaaataaactcatttctaaagtttcaaagaaacagttcagtaacaatcattaatcaaaaccagatcatttaaagcaagccaggctgaattcaagagtgtattctatttttcacattcttaAGAAAATtcattcaactcaaatcaatttccaatgGATTagactcgatctcaaagctttaaaagaatcaaattcaaaagcatttcgtttcacaaaaccacacaacaatccagccaaacaacattcataatcattaaagacaatcaaacaatacataaggctgatacaatcaccaaatacattgtctcacatcagtatccatatgtaataattccaacatataaaatatagttttcgaAAAGCGCCCCTATCTCAAAACgcaaaaccataacccaaacgcatCACCGGAACTCTCAATCAACCCGAATTTACCAGCAGCTTACATCACAGCTTTGTTCACTTTCGCAGTAGCAAGGACAACCCTTTCGCGCAACACGTGGCTCTGATAACTTAATCCTAGAAAACATTATTATTGCGAAAGCCTTAAAACACATAACGGGATATGAATGGGGAAGCTTCAATACAAAGATACTTACTGTAACTAAAGAATACTGTCTGAACCAAAGAACAGAAGCCTCAGCATTGGTTCCGATAGCTACAGAACCGCCCTTGGCAGCCAGAACCACCGTGACTCAGCCTGTTCCGTTAGTAGTTCCAGCGACAGATGAAGCAGTCCCCAAAACGAATACTAGTTGCAACAGAAATCTCCAAACAGAGCCAGCAACTATCTCCAGTAAAGGCAGCGACAATGTCACTTACTATAACCATTTTATTCAATACAGCTAGTGTCAGCAACAATGCTTCTAGGTAGAAACGAATTGATGGAACAAGAGGGAATCGGAAACAGGGTAAGGCTTACCCAACAGTAGTGGTTCTCACGGTTCAAAATGGAGCCAGGGCAAGGCCAGAGCAACATCAACTCCAACAGCGGCAGTAGTTCTTTGTCAGATTCCAAAAATCCAGGAGCAGAGGCAGAAAGGCATCTCCTCTCCTTGATTCACGCGCCGCTGCTCTTCTCTGTACACATAGTAACAGCGGCTCCCTCTGGTAGCAGCTCAGATGGTGGATACCACCCACGGCGACGGCGACACTTTCTTCCACAACCGTGACAGCAGCGGCGATGGAAGGGCAGCGTTGCTTCCTCGCGACccatccctttccctcttctctgTTCGCAGCTCCAACGGCGGCGGCCAAGGACGGGTTCGACGGCGGCGACGCGACGAGCTGGTCGGCGACGAGGAGAACGGCGAGggatttttgttaaaaaattcataatatataataaaatatataacatATATTTTGTATTAACAAAAGCCCATTCAAACCCAATAAACAACTTACCATTGACTTCATACAACCGCAATTAAAATCGTggtttattataaataaaaaagagaacatggtttatttattttgtcaAATCGATACCGGTTTACTATTACTAAAATTTTGGGGTTGAAGTAGATATAATTATAAAGCTTATACGGCGCAAATGATAGCCACAAATTTAGAATATTTGTTCATAGACCTTAAAGGACTGGAAGATACTTTCACCACCTTAGACAATTCCTTCTTTATCTTCCAATCCTTTAAGATCTATGAACAAATATTCTAAATTTGTGGCTATCATTTACGCCGTATAAGTATTATAATTATATCTACTTCAATCCCAAAATTTTAGTAAATAAAGCAAATCGGTATTGATTTGACAAAGTAAATAAACCATGTTCTCTTTTTGATTTATAATAAACCACGATTTTGATTGCAGTTGTATGAAGTCAATGGTGAGTGGTTTATTGAGTTTGAATGAGCTTTTATTAATACAAAATATctgttatatattttattatatattattaattttttaacaaaacaAATCTAATTCTCATATATTTGTGTacttgaattttttaaatttttataatacaCAAATTTAACATTCAGATTTATgtatctgaatttttaaaaatttgtaatgcaTAAATCCGACTATTAAATTTGTGTATCTcatctaaattaattttttagttttttttcacTCCTTAACAAATTTGACCCTCCAATTTGTTTaataacaattttaaaaaaattaactccatattaaaaaaaataccaaCTTTTTTAATAACTGTGCATTACATACCAATNNNNNNNNNNNNNNNNNNNNNNNNNNNNNNNNNNNNNNNNNNNNNNNNNNNNNNNNNNNNNNNNNNNNNNNNNNNNNNNACagtttttgattttgaatttttaggattatttttgCTAGACCTATAatctaataatattattattatcgtAATATTGGTAAATTAAgacgataataataataataataacaataataataatagacaaaaaaaaagtataaaagcGAAAGGTTGCAAGAAGGATAATATTAGTATGACTATAAGATTAACCTATATTTATATTTGCCTCAATTGTTATAATAATACAATTTATTATTTGTAGGCCGCTCTTTATATTTCTGGATATTTTCATTTATTGGTCGATTCTTTAAGGTCCAAATTATACTTTCTCCATTGAAGAAAGGTCCAACTTCATAATAGAAAAGAATCTTGTTTTTCTTCTCAATATATAAATTTGAGATCTCTTGGAAGCCCACCATATATCCTTTCCCATTCTCTGTCATAGATTTCAATTACTTCCATCTTCATATTTCTAAAAATCAATCTTGACAACACTGCCACACACAATTCTTGAGAACTGTGCGGCTATAGAATATAGGGTTATTGGAATTGAGTATATTCTACAAATTAAATCACAATGAATTGACACAGAGAGAGAAACATCCATCTATCAAAGGTACAATATAAGAGATCACATTGGAAAACTTTTGTATATTCATGGAGTGTTTACAACTacatatttaaatttataattataaataattatacagaaaattagaaaatgagtaattatttttaaagcacaCATTACAATTTACATATGCTTTAAAGATGATACAAGAacctttttatatcaaattaatgcAATAGAGAATGAATCAAGAAATTCAAGAAacaatgtattttttttttatttagtaataAAAATCTTCTAAAAATATTGAACTCTCTTTAATTCCTGGTGACACCATAGCAAACAACGCAGTGATCAGTGAACAATCTCGCCATAACACTTCCATCTTCAATATCCAGCTTTCTAGTCCTCTTGTTCCACAAATGAAGTGTGTATGTACCCACTCCATACATTAATTCCCTCACCTTATTCTCCACCCAAATTGACCCATTTTCATCTTCAGGCTTCTTGTAATACTCCGGAATCTTGTTCCAATCCACAGGATAAAACGCCTTTGGGGGCAAAATAGTAATGTCATACCCTGGTGTGTTTCCAACTCTCCCCACAACTCTTGAAACCATGTATGGACCATTATGCCCCCATCTATTCCCATCAAATGTTTGTGCAAATTCCTCAATGAAGTCCAAAAGAATAGGGTGTTTCTTGTCAAATACCATAACTGCGTTGTTCAACCTCAACCATTTTTTTGTCACAGGGTCCATATTTTGTGCTCCAATTGCATTACTCAGTGATGATAAGTCCTTCAAGAAAATCAAATCTATGTCCAAGTAAACGCCGCCGTACTTGTAAAGTACGGCGAGGCGAATCAAGTTGGAGAGGTTATTGAACAACGGGACGGTTCCAGGGTCCTTGTTGCCGCTCTTTAGCTCTTCGAGCCAAGATTCGGCAGGGGTGTTCAAGACCAGAACCGGCAAATCAGGTGCAATCGCGAGCACTTTAAGCCCGCGATCTATCAAGGGCTTCAGGATCCGATACCCGAGTACCGAATCCATTGAGCTTGATAGGATCAGCAAGCAACCTTGAGGGTGGACTTTAAGAAGGGTGTCCATAGTCATGAACTCCCTCTGGCCGAAGAATTTCGCCGGCGAAAGCCATATGGCGTAAAAGAGCGTTGAGCAATTTTGGGTGAAGAAATTAGAGACTCTTGCATGGAATGAAGAGtcatttcttgattttagcatttGAAGCTTAGGAAGCTGTGACCTAAACCATGCAATTCTTTGTGGCTTTGTCATTTGAGGCAATGGAATCATAAGATCTTCATTTTCTTCATAATCTACCTCTCCTTGCGTATTTGGCTCCATGTTGGAACTATGAGAATTTACACCATTATTACCCTTTGCAGAATTTGATGACAATGTCTCATTTGTTTCATCACTAGACTTAGAAGTTTGATTTTGGTTTGTGGAACTATCagttgaatttgatgaagaagacGACGAACTGATATTTCGATCAGAATTGAAAAGGATAATAACAACAAATATCAAGGCATAGATTACAACGGAAAATTTTGTAATGCGGCTATGACTGAATATACTCTCATCATTGGAGGTTTTCTTAGCACCCATGATTGTTATGCCTATAAAATGTTATGCTCTTTTAGGCAACAAATTTGAATATTGAATATTGAAGATGTAGTACGGAGTGGAACTAAATTATAGGAGATGACACAAATTTATGCGTTGGTGTTGGAGTTAATAGAAATGAATCGAAATAAATAAACCTGTCATAGAATTTTATTTATAAACATGTACGAATTATCAAGGAATAATTTTAAGGGTACATCACTACAATTACAATGGCTCGTAGCTAGCTAGAAATAATTTCCAAAGGACATGGTTGTTTTTGTCATAATTGCAATGGTTTCTTTATTTAGAATGAAATCGACACATACATACATGTGATACATTTTCTAGGATGTGTGATCGAacacaaataaaaattttgattgaggattTGAGGTTATATGTTTAAATGGTTGATATAACAAGTTGGTGCGAGTTTAAGATTTTTACAGTTTAAGATTTTTATAATAAATAGCAGAAGAGGTAGGATTTGCCTTTGGTGAGTTTCTGAGTGATGCGGTGCCCAAAAGAGAGATAAAGTATAATGATTACTCTGTATTCATAGAGTTAGACACTAATGTCATGTGTGTCTCTTATTATTAGGGTTAGATTTAAACTCTGAGAATGAGCTCGGTATACTTAGTCATACATACCatataatataacataaaaattaagaaaaatagaaGAGGGTCATTGGTTCGGGTAGGTAATGGATTTTGATAGTCAAGTCCAATACATGAACCAATTGTTCATCTGTTCTAATCAAATTTTACCCGTTTGACTTGATTACCTAAAATAAACCGAACCAGTTGTATCAGATTGGTTAAATATTCGGATTCATCCGATCGATCTGATCTGCTTATGCCTCCTAACTAACAATATTCGTATAATTTTTGAAAtgagaaagtatgaggagccaatgaaatatttgtacaatgtgtacaataatggaggtttatggaatattagagatataaccattagtgttacatttTTCTATCAGTtgaagtttttgggatgagtggtatcatgatatGGTATTAGAGTGCTAGGTTCGAAAGGTCAAGAATTCGAttcttggtgaaccccaaaatcaatttaatcttttgggaagatgtttattatccctaatacttggatggttattctagatagtatgagagatgttcattttgtaactcaataacccattgtacacattgtacaaatagtccacgctaatttttaagattttttatatTTAAGAGACACTACTTATTAGCTTTAATGATTAAATAATATATggtctttaattattattttcaaaaatttatggtACATTAATctttgaaaatgaaaaaaataaagagtaattacccaaatcaatccccaaaaatttttaaagtggatattttaatcttaaaaaaaattaatttacaaAAACATCTCCACAGTTTTACGCTAACAAACAAATTAATCTCCAATCTATTTTTTGACGTAGTAATTATtcaaattagtctctaaaaattttaaaagtggatattttagtaaaaaaaaaaattaatatacagattaattttcaatattttttctgTCAAATATAACAGTCTCCCGTCTATTTTCTGACGTAACTCACTAGCAGAGAATGCTGAGTTGGCACGCAAACTCGCACACGTGACAGTTAAGTGGATGAGACTAAAAATGATCAttctttatttaaaatgaaaatttcatTTGTAATATATGAGACTTATAACTTGCAGGAGAATTGTTCTAAACTTAtatcttaataaaataaaatatatattttacttttactatatatcaacctttattattattagtttaacTTTTTGCATGTGAATGATAACACTAGTATATTGATACACACTTTTTGTTAGAAACAAGTAAGGTGAATAATGATATTGGGATACGATGAGCAAAGAGAAAAAGTTTGGTGGCATGGGTTTCAAAGATCTTAAAGCTTTCAATTTGTCAATGCTAGCTAAACAAGATTGGAGACTTCTAATCAAACAACATTCTCTATCCTACAAAATCCTTAAAAATAAATACTTTCTCCTTACCTCATTCATGAATGTTCAGACTGGAGTGCGTCCATCTTGGGCTTGACAAAGTCTGCTGCAGGGAAGAAAAGTCTTAGAAAAAAAGGAATGAAGTGGAGAGTGGCAAGGAGAGGCTCAGTGAAGCTTTGTGATGATCCCTGGTTTGGTTCAGCGGCACCTTTCATGCTCCTCCGGGTGGACAATAGAGCCCAACACATCCTTTGGGTTAGACAGTTACTAGATGAATCTGGAAATTGACACCAACAATAAATTAGAAGCATGTTTAACCAAGACATAGCTGACATAATTTGCCAAACAGAGTTGGAGAAAAAAGAAGATAGAGTTACCTGGGTTCATCACAAGTCTGGAAACTTTACAGCAAACTCAGGATACTCTAGCATATATGTTCTATCACTCCTCAATTGAACACCTACTAGCAAGATTTAAGGAGAAAGGAATTTGGAAATCTTGATGTGAGCCAAGCGTTGGTTCAGAATTTTTCTAAATAGAAAGAATCActtcgttacaagtatagttccaaactaaCAAATGACCCGtatcaaagtttaatttatttgtcacaacacaaaccaataaaaaccgagagtattagatctcgggtcatctctcaaaggagtTTTAGTGATGTATGCATGTCATCGACTatacactactagaaaactagttattatagacggatatttccgacggattttatcccacggaaatacagacagaattttagagggattttttgtcggaaaacaaaaaaatgaattagcataaattacagacggaaaagagaatccgtcgataattctgtcagaaaaattaatttttttcgtgagaaatgattacagacggaaaatccgtctgtaattaattAGACAAAAACGTTACTTTTTATGAaattattacagacagatttttcatctataatttaaaatttttcgtcGAAAATAATAATCTAAACTTACCATTACCCGAGCTCCATTCACACCACACAAATCAAATGAGATAAACCCAGCCCACAGCATTCCTCACCCTTCTTCTCTATCAACGCgctacttcttcttctcctttcctcaCCCACAGTACCACCGCCGGCCACCTTAACCGCCGCAACTACCTTCTCcgtcttctcctctcttttaaaCACTGAACCAGTAGAACATAGCCCCTGTCTCTCTCGTTCTTTCTAGTTCGCAGAACAAATCAAGCTCAAGCTCCTGTTCTCTTCGTCTCAGGTGAGCTCCAGCACGCCGGCGCCACCTGTAGCAGCGTCTGTCCCCACCACCGCcgcgcctctctctctctccttttatcCCCACTCAGTTCTGGCTCGCATATCTTCTCAGTGTCACAGCCATCATCTCCTCCAGTCAATGCTTCCAGGTTTTGGttttaaaattcttttaatttctgttgagttcaattaattttgtttagttagtttgattttagtaattagtttagttagCATTGTTTTCTGATgagtggatttttaggttttgATTAGATTAGGTTTAGTTAGATTTGTTTTTTTCTGATTTGAGTAATTAGTTTGATTTTAGTAATTAGGTTTTTCAATTTTTGGTGTTTCCTTTCACTGCactatcttttttcttttgctgctgCTTCTTGCTGTAGTGTGATAGTGATCCTTCTAAGAGAATACGATTATGGATTATGCTTTACAAAGGTTGAACTTAGTGATATGCTTAGAGCTCTGTTAGCTGCAATTCTTCTATTCCATATGTCTTACTAATGAATCACCTGCAATTTATTGATCCTGAATTGAGAACTAAATTtggaatatatatattttttcctcCGAAGTTCTTGTGTAGCATTCATGTAATTCTATACTTATTATTTGGAATTTATCTATCATTTTCCCTTTCTCAATGCAGATAACAACAATTGATGCAGCAATTTATCTCAGAATGGCAGGATGGCCAACTTTGCTTCCATCTAATCAACTTTCTTACACAGAGAACTTCCTATGCATGCTTGATTCTCTGTACGTCTAACTGTTCTTTCTGTCAGGTGATTTGAAAATGCTttattttcggtttttttttcctttgtgaTCTCATTATTTAAATAGGATTGTCATTTATTAGTCAAATGAAGATCCTTATTTAGCCTGTGTAGCACCTGAGGTTGCTATGTTGGTGCCCTTTCTCATGATTCCATCTACTATTGTTTGTGCTGCCTCATATTGTAATTGTTGCACTTAAAATTACTGTTAAGTTTCTACATTACTTTGTCCTAAGCTCGGCTCCAGATTGTGCTTTTTCTTCATTACTTTGTAACTACCTACAGGTAATGCCTCTCTTGTCCAACATGTGAACTTAGTTAGTTGTGCTGAGACTGATTGATTTAAATTGGTAGAAACTCGCTTAAACTTTGAATCAAAGCAAGATAAATTATCAAGGTCAGGAGAACTTTACAACGGTGCTTATTGTGAATATAATAGTTTAGTATTAgcaaattaatttgaaatttggaAGTCATGGTCAAGTAATTAGCCAAGTAGACAACCCAATTTAGTCTTCATTTCATTAAtatgttttaatttgattttaattttgatgACGACAAACAAACCAGGTGCTTCTGTTTGTCTTTTGGCTCATGGATGTATATATTTCTCAAGAACTTAATGTGGTTCGGTGGTTCGATTTCAGTGGTGATAATAGAAAACTCCAAATGATTGGTGAGAAGATGGATGCTCTGTTCCAAGGGCTGATCAATGAGCATAGAAGCAAGAAGAAAAGTTCAAACACCATGATAAAGTTACAATATAGGCGTTTTGAGGTTATCAATAAAGTTACATAGTCTTAAGTGGATTCTCTTAAGTGGATTCAGGTGTAGGTTATCAATATCTTGACTTTGTTCTGACTTCTATGATTTTAACAGAACACATTGTAGAATGAGAAGAAAGCTTGTTGTAACTGACAGGTTAGTCATTTTGCTCTGTTACTTGCAAAAGGGAACTGTAGAAATAAATGGTCATGGTTTATAATTGCTGTTGTTTATACATAAATATTTCTTTCTTATAGCCTAACAATATTTATTACTGATGTTCATATACCTTCTTAAAAGGATTCTGTTGATCTTAAATCAAAGAAGGCAAAGGTCCTTGTTGAGGTAAATCTATATTGCACCCTTCAATTGAAAGGCAAATTCAGTTGCCAAATATTAGTATAGTTGTGATGTGTGTGTGAAGACCATTTAgaaggaagaatttttgaaactcTGCTTTGTGACAGCTTCTATATCAGCAAACTCTATAAATAAAGAAGAGAGCTGTGTCAATACAAACTGTGTTTTTTTCCCTTTGCtgattaaaataaatagaatatatAGAATATTATCTCAATATTTCCATTAATCAATGTCACAAGGATCTGGTTTTTAAGATTTCACGAGTTGCCTTATAAGCCATGAAAGTAATTAGGTACCTTGAAATATATTCTTTTTCTGGTTGAATAAGCCATTAGATTTTCTTTGTGCCAGAATTTCTTGTGCCAAAAAGGGAAGCATTAGTGAGAATTTCTTTGTGCCAGAATTTCTTGTATATCAAGAATGTTGTTGTATCATCAAACTTAACTCCTTGAGGCACCAAATTTAAGAGAACAATGGTTTTCTCTAGTTGATGATTTGCTGCATTAGCTCCAACAATGTGAACCTGGTTGCAACTCAACAAAAGACTGGCTGCAATTTCCTCAGCTAGCTTGAAAACTAAAGGGAAGAACTTGTATATTGCAATGCTGATGTGGAGTTTACCTTGAAGTGGCCACACACAACCACAAGGAGATCCAGGAGGTGTATTTGTCAATGGCTCTGAGTAAGTCACCATCATGCAATCTAAAAGGAATAGGATCAATATAAAATCTTGTTTGTTTAAATTGTTGAAAATGAAGGAACTAGTAGTGTTAATAAGTAATGTAAATAGTTATAGTTCTGTCAATGGTTTAATTTTTTGGGTATCTTTTTATTGAGATAGTGAGATATTGGCCAATGATGTTGAAAAATAACATCCAAATTTATAGGTATCATGTAATAAATATTATGTTTATCTATATGATTTTTGGCttctttttttcaatttacaGTGTATTTGATGGaggaaatttaaaaaataaacctaaagtatttattttgcaatgaaaaaattaaaaaaaatttctattttactttaccGATGgatttacagacgaattttctgtctgtaatcatagtgtgagatgattttccaaGGTTCAAATTATAGACAAAAAATCTGtagaaaaatctgtctgtaattacagacaaaaaattcgtcagaaaatccgtctgtaattacagacggatttccgtctgtaattaccgaCGGAAAATTCGTCGAAAAGTTCGTCGTCTTagggaaatggatggagaatttacagagagaaaatccgtcggtaactggtaaaaatccgtcggtaatttttcgacgaaaaaaatccgtcggtaaataatttccgacgaggcttttacagagggacaaaatccgtcggtaatttcatcggtaaccaaaaattcgtCTATAATATAGaccaaatctgtctgtaaatctgtctgtattaagccattttctagttgtgtatGAGAATATCGGGAGTGAGATAGCAATTGACAAAAATTTAAATAGtaagaaagtaaatcaaacaactaaagaaatCAAAATGCTAAAAGACATCTTGGAAAGGATTGAGATTCAAGGTTTTTTATTCtaatcattgaccacaaacatgacAATTATGAtaagtcaaccctacatcgaggataagtcaaataggcgtAATTGAATTCAATCTACAAatcctagccaactcactaattaacttagtgaaagactagcgttagtggaaatcAAATCAACTAACAACTCTAAATTACCAATCAATATTGGATATCAATGACTCAATGTCACCTAAGTCTCCAatcccaagccaagagtgtaaaaaactacactaaaactagaagaggtattttatcaaacacttagcatgcataaaagaaaagtatattaaattgcaagaattattaaaa is a window encoding:
- the LOC107639481 gene encoding lactosylceramide 4-alpha-galactosyltransferase-like; this encodes MGAKKTSNDESIFSHSRITKFSVVIYALIFVVIILFNSDRNISSSSSSSNSTDSSTNQNQTSKSSDETNETLSSNSAKGNNGVNSHSSNMEPNTQGEVDYEENEDLMIPLPQMTKPQRIAWFRSQLPKLQMLKSRNDSSFHARVSNFFTQNCSTLFYAIWLSPAKFFGQREFMTMDTLLKVHPQGCLLILSSSMDSVLGYRILKPLIDRGLKVLAIAPDLPVLVLNTPAESWLEELKSGNKDPGTVPLFNNLSNLIRLAVLYKYGGVYLDIDLIFLKDLSSLSNAIGAQNMDPVTKKWLRLNNAVMVFDKKHPILLDFIEEFAQTFDGNRWGHNGPYMVSRVVGRVGNTPGYDITILPPKAFYPVDWNKIPEYYKKPEDENGSIWVENKVRELMYGVGTYTLHLWNKRTRKLDIEDGSVMARLFTDHCVVCYGVTRN